One Chitinophaga parva DNA segment encodes these proteins:
- the ychF gene encoding redox-regulated ATPase YchF, with the protein MALQAGIVGLPNVGKSTLFNAVSNSAKAQASNYRFCTIEPNVGQVDVPDFRMDKLAELVKPERIVPTTIEFVDIAGLVKGASKGEGLGNKFLANIREVDAIVHVIRCFEDENILREEGAINPVSDKEIIDTELQLKDLESIEKKVARTEKMAKTGGDAKAKAELEVLKRCQAHLEQGKNLRELGLSKEEKQATADLFLLTEKPVLYVANVDEGSLHTGNKFSQALEAAVKAENAQVIVMNNTIEAQISEMEDPADKEMFLSEYGLKEPGLNRLIHSAYRLLDLITYFTAGVQEVRAWTIHTGWKAPQAAGVIHSDFEKGFIKAEVIAYDDFVKYGSESGARDAGRLRIEGKEYVVADGDVMHFRFNV; encoded by the coding sequence ATGGCGTTGCAAGCAGGAATCGTAGGTTTACCCAACGTTGGAAAGTCCACACTGTTTAATGCAGTAAGTAACAGTGCCAAGGCACAGGCGTCCAACTACCGCTTTTGTACTATTGAGCCCAACGTGGGCCAGGTAGATGTTCCGGATTTCCGTATGGATAAACTGGCAGAGCTGGTAAAACCCGAAAGAATCGTTCCTACCACTATTGAATTTGTAGACATTGCCGGCCTCGTAAAGGGCGCCAGCAAAGGCGAAGGCCTGGGCAATAAGTTCCTGGCCAATATCCGTGAAGTAGATGCCATCGTGCATGTGATCCGCTGCTTTGAAGATGAGAACATCCTCCGCGAGGAAGGCGCCATCAACCCCGTAAGCGATAAAGAGATCATTGATACGGAGCTTCAACTGAAGGACCTGGAGAGCATCGAGAAAAAAGTGGCCCGTACCGAAAAGATGGCCAAAACCGGCGGCGACGCTAAGGCCAAGGCGGAACTGGAAGTGCTGAAGCGCTGCCAGGCTCACCTGGAACAGGGCAAGAACCTCCGGGAGCTGGGCCTTTCCAAAGAAGAAAAGCAGGCCACCGCCGATCTTTTCCTGCTCACCGAAAAGCCTGTACTGTACGTGGCAAACGTAGATGAAGGCTCCCTTCACACCGGCAATAAATTCTCCCAGGCCCTGGAAGCCGCTGTGAAAGCGGAAAACGCCCAGGTGATCGTGATGAACAATACCATTGAAGCCCAGATCTCTGAAATGGAAGACCCGGCAGATAAGGAAATGTTCCTCTCTGAATACGGCCTCAAAGAGCCCGGGCTGAACCGCCTCATCCACTCCGCCTACCGCCTGCTGGACCTCATCACTTATTTCACCGCCGGCGTGCAGGAAGTGCGCGCCTGGACCATCCACACCGGCTGGAAAGCCCCCCAGGCTGCCGGCGTGATCCACAGCGACTTTGAAAAAGGTTTTATCAAGGCCGAGGTGATCGCCTATGACGACTTCGTAAAATATGGCTCTGAAAGCGGCGCCCGTGATGCCGGCCGCCTGCGCATAGAAGGTAAGGAATACGTGGTAGCTGATGGCGACGTAATGCACTTCCGCTTTAATGTGTAA
- a CDS encoding TonB-dependent receptor, with product MKYFLQAMPLLALWLFVPRLLVAQAPQQITVSGTVTNKTSQEKLAGVTVTVKGSKAGAITDASGHFTLSLQHSWPVTLVFTSVGYEREEMVVHSQAPIEVGLNTGEILGTEVVVAASRVAESILKSPVSVERLDSRSIRNSPAPSFYDALANVKGVDLSTQSLTFKSVNTRGFASNGNTRLVQLVDGMDNQAPGLNFSVGNIIGITELDLDRVELLPGASSALYGPNALNGILLMTSKNPFDYQGLSAVVKSGVLSDDGRSTATTGFYDVNLRYAQAFNKKFAFKLNVGYLHAKDWQAYDTRDQSLQNGHTIANGTRANNEAYNGVNVYADETNINMYTSLQPTAFNPATPLGANIAALSAATGGAITPQMIYGSIMPDSSHAFVSRTGYNERDLTDNTTKNLKISGAFHYRITPKTEAILQGSYGTGTTVYTGADRYSIRNFRMGQYKAEVRGENFYVRAYTTQERSGDSYAIGILGSGINEAWKPSQTWFTQYFGAYATESLTTFATAFQTALAGGQTPAQAYAAAANAAKSGAGKFATDARGVADQGRLLPGTAAFNAAADSVKNRPIPGSAAGVGAKFLDKTNLYQGEFMYNFSSLIKVLEVLVGGNYRVYDLNSEGTLFALDDNGKEFRIKEGGGYVQVAKPLLQEHLKLTASLRYDKNMNFEGQFSPRISAVYTLAGTHNIRASYQTGFRIPTNQDQYIDLNTPTAHLLGGLPFFRDRYHLNSGPVYSLESVQAGAPKQYTFQEYKPEKIQAWEIGYRSLIDQKLVIDAYAYWDNFQHFSGTQALIQPTSATTYNTFAIPVNYTKDIHSWGWALGLDYNFPQRFVAGGNISYNELLNQKDLNGFVASYNTPKVKYNLYVGNRGIGKSNIGFNVTWRWQQAFVWQSNFVAALVNARALSEIPAYGTVDAQVSKFFPASKITLKLGGANIFNKAYTQSWGNPTVGAQYYASIGYNL from the coding sequence ATGAAGTACTTCCTGCAAGCGATGCCGCTACTGGCGCTGTGGCTTTTTGTTCCCCGCCTCCTGGTAGCCCAGGCCCCACAACAGATCACAGTTTCCGGTACGGTGACCAACAAGACATCGCAAGAGAAACTCGCCGGTGTAACCGTGACCGTAAAAGGCAGTAAGGCCGGCGCCATTACAGATGCCAGTGGTCATTTTACCTTATCCCTCCAACACAGCTGGCCCGTAACCCTGGTATTTACTTCCGTGGGTTATGAGCGGGAAGAAATGGTGGTACACAGCCAGGCGCCCATTGAAGTGGGCCTCAATACCGGCGAGATCCTCGGAACGGAAGTGGTGGTAGCCGCCAGCCGCGTGGCGGAAAGTATCCTCAAATCGCCTGTATCTGTAGAACGGCTGGACAGCCGCAGCATCCGCAACTCCCCTGCACCTTCTTTTTATGACGCACTGGCCAATGTAAAAGGCGTAGACCTCAGCACCCAGAGCCTCACTTTTAAATCTGTGAACACCCGTGGCTTTGCCAGCAATGGTAATACCCGCCTGGTGCAACTGGTGGATGGGATGGATAACCAGGCGCCGGGGCTCAACTTCTCCGTAGGCAATATCATCGGCATTACGGAACTGGACCTGGACCGCGTGGAACTCTTACCTGGCGCCAGCTCCGCCCTGTATGGCCCCAACGCGCTGAATGGAATCCTGCTCATGACCAGCAAGAATCCCTTCGATTACCAGGGCCTCAGCGCCGTTGTAAAATCCGGCGTGCTCAGTGACGACGGGCGTAGCACTGCCACCACCGGGTTTTATGATGTGAACCTGCGCTACGCACAGGCCTTCAATAAAAAATTCGCGTTCAAACTCAACGTAGGCTACCTGCACGCCAAGGACTGGCAGGCCTATGATACCCGTGACCAGAGCCTGCAGAACGGCCATACCATTGCCAACGGCACCCGGGCCAACAACGAGGCTTACAACGGCGTGAATGTGTATGCAGACGAAACGAACATCAACATGTACACCTCCCTGCAACCCACGGCCTTCAACCCGGCCACCCCGCTGGGCGCCAATATTGCCGCGCTTTCCGCCGCTACCGGTGGCGCCATTACCCCGCAAATGATCTATGGCTCCATCATGCCGGACAGTTCGCACGCATTTGTATCGCGCACCGGCTACAATGAAAGGGACCTCACCGATAATACTACCAAGAACCTGAAAATAAGCGGGGCATTCCACTACCGCATCACGCCTAAAACGGAGGCCATCCTGCAAGGCAGCTATGGTACCGGCACCACCGTGTACACGGGCGCGGACCGCTACTCTATCCGCAACTTCCGCATGGGACAATACAAGGCCGAAGTGAGAGGTGAAAACTTCTACGTGCGGGCCTACACTACACAGGAACGTTCCGGCGACAGCTATGCCATCGGCATCCTGGGCTCCGGTATCAACGAAGCCTGGAAGCCCAGCCAGACCTGGTTTACCCAGTATTTTGGCGCATACGCCACGGAGTCGCTCACTACATTTGCCACCGCTTTCCAGACGGCGCTGGCCGGGGGCCAGACACCCGCACAGGCCTACGCTGCCGCCGCCAACGCGGCTAAATCCGGCGCCGGCAAATTTGCCACCGATGCCCGTGGCGTGGCAGACCAGGGCCGCCTGCTGCCCGGCACCGCGGCCTTCAATGCAGCAGCAGATAGTGTGAAGAACCGCCCCATTCCCGGCAGCGCTGCCGGTGTGGGCGCTAAATTCCTGGACAAGACCAACCTTTACCAGGGTGAGTTCATGTACAATTTTTCCAGCCTCATAAAAGTGCTGGAAGTACTGGTGGGCGGTAATTACCGGGTATATGACCTGAACTCTGAAGGCACCCTCTTTGCGCTGGATGATAACGGCAAGGAGTTCCGCATCAAGGAAGGTGGCGGCTATGTACAGGTGGCCAAGCCCCTGCTGCAGGAGCACCTGAAACTCACCGCCAGCCTGCGTTACGACAAGAACATGAACTTTGAAGGGCAGTTCAGCCCCCGCATTTCCGCGGTGTATACCCTGGCTGGTACGCACAATATCCGTGCGTCTTACCAAACGGGTTTCCGCATTCCTACGAACCAGGACCAGTACATTGACCTCAACACGCCCACCGCGCATTTGCTGGGTGGCCTCCCCTTTTTCCGCGACCGCTACCACCTGAACAGCGGCCCGGTATACAGCCTGGAATCCGTGCAGGCCGGCGCACCCAAGCAATATACTTTCCAGGAATACAAACCGGAAAAGATCCAGGCCTGGGAAATTGGCTACCGCAGCCTGATAGATCAGAAACTGGTGATAGATGCTTATGCGTACTGGGACAACTTCCAGCACTTCAGCGGCACGCAGGCACTCATACAGCCCACCTCTGCCACCACGTATAACACGTTTGCCATCCCGGTGAATTATACCAAGGACATTCATAGCTGGGGATGGGCCCTGGGCCTGGATTACAACTTCCCACAGCGTTTTGTGGCCGGTGGTAATATCTCTTACAATGAATTGCTGAACCAGAAAGACCTGAACGGTTTTGTGGCCAGCTACAACACGCCAAAGGTGAAATACAACCTCTACGTGGGCAACCGCGGTATTGGTAAAAGCAACATTGGTTTTAATGTAACCTGGCGCTGGCAGCAGGCCTTTGTATGGCAGAGCAATTTTGTAGCGGCGCTGGTGAACGCCCGCGCGCTGAGCGAGATCCCGGCGTACGGCACCGTGGATGCCCAGGTGTCCAAGTTCTTCCCGGCATCGAAGATCACGTTGAAACTGGGTGGGGCTAATATTTTCAATAAGGCGTATACGCAGTCGTGGGGAAATCCTACCGTGGGTGCGCAGTATTATGCTTCCATCGGGTATAATCTGTAA
- a CDS encoding homoserine O-acetyltransferase family protein: MGIHVFHSHTPFTLESGVVLPELRIAYHTYGTLNADRGNVAWVCHALTANSDAEGWWPGIVAAGGPIDPNRYFIICANILGSCYGSSGPLTANAATGRPFYHSFPAVTIRDMVKAHILLREHLGIEKIALLAGGSMGGYQVLEWALAETSRIGKMFLLCTGAAESAWGIAVHTAQRLAISADASWQEHTPQAGSKGLKAARAIGMLTYRNYQTFVRTQTDPDKEKTDHFRASSYIEYQGEKLVKRFNAQSYWVLSKAMDSHNIARGRHTDAASLLATLPQPTLLIGIASDILCPPEEQLFLAAHLPHARYEEIDSPYGHDGFLIEHEKIGIILSSFLAD; encoded by the coding sequence TTGGGAATACACGTATTTCATAGCCATACACCGTTTACGCTGGAATCGGGGGTGGTGCTGCCGGAGCTGCGCATTGCCTATCATACTTACGGCACGCTCAATGCAGACCGGGGCAACGTGGCCTGGGTGTGTCATGCCCTCACGGCCAATTCTGATGCGGAAGGCTGGTGGCCGGGCATTGTGGCCGCCGGCGGGCCCATTGACCCCAACCGCTATTTTATTATCTGTGCCAATATCCTGGGATCGTGTTATGGCAGCAGTGGCCCGCTGACGGCCAATGCGGCTACCGGCCGTCCCTTTTATCATAGCTTCCCGGCCGTCACCATCCGGGATATGGTGAAGGCCCACATCCTGCTGCGGGAGCACCTGGGCATTGAAAAGATCGCCTTGCTGGCTGGCGGTTCCATGGGCGGCTACCAGGTGCTGGAATGGGCCCTGGCAGAGACCAGCCGCATTGGCAAAATGTTCCTGCTCTGCACCGGGGCCGCGGAAAGCGCCTGGGGCATTGCTGTGCATACCGCGCAAAGGCTGGCCATCAGCGCAGACGCTTCCTGGCAGGAGCATACGCCCCAAGCCGGCTCCAAAGGCCTGAAGGCGGCCCGCGCCATCGGCATGCTCACTTACCGGAACTATCAAACCTTTGTGCGCACCCAAACGGACCCGGACAAAGAAAAGACGGATCATTTCCGGGCTTCTTCCTACATAGAATACCAGGGTGAAAAACTGGTAAAACGCTTCAACGCCCAGAGCTACTGGGTGCTGAGCAAAGCGATGGACAGCCATAACATAGCCCGCGGACGCCACACCGATGCGGCCTCCCTCCTGGCCACCCTGCCCCAGCCTACCCTGCTGATCGGCATTGCCAGCGATATCCTCTGCCCACCGGAAGAACAACTGTTCCTGGCCGCCCACCTGCCCCATGCCCGTTACGAGGAAATTGACTCCCCTTATGGTCACGATGGGTTTTTAATTGAACATGAAAAGATTGGTATTATACTCTCTTCTTTTTTAGCTGATTAA
- a CDS encoding OsmC family protein: MKVALQRVDDAFNMEAIDEAGHKVLMDAGEASGGKGNGVRPMQMLLMGLGGCSAIDVAMILKKQRQQVTDFRIEVEGEREKDKEPSLWEDVHLVFHLAGKIDVDKAERAVELSMNKYCSVAETLRQGKTKLTWEVKVNQ; this comes from the coding sequence ATGAAAGTCGCATTACAACGGGTTGACGATGCTTTTAACATGGAAGCAATAGATGAAGCCGGGCACAAAGTATTAATGGACGCTGGAGAAGCCTCTGGTGGCAAAGGTAACGGGGTGCGCCCTATGCAGATGCTGCTCATGGGCCTGGGCGGCTGCTCTGCCATAGACGTAGCGATGATCCTGAAAAAGCAACGCCAGCAGGTAACAGACTTCCGCATTGAAGTGGAGGGGGAGCGCGAAAAAGACAAAGAGCCCTCTCTCTGGGAAGATGTACACCTTGTATTCCACCTGGCCGGCAAGATCGATGTGGACAAGGCAGAACGCGCTGTGGAACTCTCCATGAATAAATACTGCTCCGTAGCAGAAACCCTCCGCCAGGGCAAGACAAAGCTCACCTGGGAAGTGAAGGTGAACCAATAG
- a CDS encoding trans-sulfuration enzyme family protein yields MSQYQYHPETLAVRIRSERTDNMEHSSPLYLTSSFTYPNAERMRATFADETDDYIYSRFSNPNVEEVVNKVAMLEGAPAGYATASGMSAIWASFMALLSAGDHLLACRAIFGSTHTLITKYLPKYGIQYDYFDIDKPEQVEALMKPNTKMIFVETPSNPGLDIIDLEWLGKLARSRNIILNVDNCFATPILQRPYLLGAHLVTTSATKWMDGQGRVLGGVVVGDEKLIKDIYAFCRSTGPALSPFNAWVLSRSLETLSIRMARHTESALKLATALEGNKHLEWVKYPLLPSHPQYEIAKKQMSGGGGLVGFELKGGIERGRRFLDNLELLSLTANLGDSRSIASHPSSTTHAKLTEAERLQAGITPGFIRISVGLEYAGDIQHDIMQALERSV; encoded by the coding sequence ATGAGCCAATACCAATACCACCCGGAAACACTGGCAGTGCGCATCCGTTCTGAGCGCACCGATAATATGGAGCATTCATCACCGCTCTATCTTACTTCCTCCTTTACCTATCCTAACGCAGAGCGCATGCGCGCTACGTTTGCAGACGAAACAGATGATTATATCTATAGCCGCTTCAGTAATCCCAATGTGGAAGAAGTGGTAAATAAAGTAGCCATGCTGGAAGGCGCCCCTGCGGGCTACGCCACCGCCTCCGGTATGAGCGCCATCTGGGCCAGTTTCATGGCCCTGCTCAGCGCCGGCGATCATCTGCTGGCCTGCCGCGCCATCTTCGGTTCCACGCATACGTTGATCACGAAGTACCTGCCCAAGTATGGTATCCAATACGACTATTTTGATATTGACAAGCCGGAGCAAGTGGAAGCGCTCATGAAGCCCAATACCAAGATGATCTTCGTGGAAACGCCTTCCAATCCCGGGCTGGACATCATAGACCTGGAGTGGCTGGGCAAGCTGGCCCGCAGCCGCAACATCATTTTGAATGTAGACAACTGCTTTGCAACGCCCATCCTCCAAAGGCCTTACCTGCTGGGCGCCCACCTGGTGACCACCTCCGCCACCAAGTGGATGGACGGCCAGGGCCGCGTACTCGGTGGGGTAGTGGTAGGAGATGAAAAGCTGATCAAAGATATTTACGCGTTTTGCCGCAGCACCGGCCCGGCCCTTTCCCCCTTCAACGCCTGGGTGCTGAGCCGTAGCCTGGAAACACTCTCCATCCGCATGGCCCGCCACACAGAAAGCGCCCTGAAACTGGCCACCGCCCTGGAAGGCAACAAACACCTGGAATGGGTAAAATACCCTTTGCTGCCCAGCCATCCGCAATACGAGATCGCGAAAAAACAAATGAGCGGCGGTGGCGGCCTGGTAGGCTTTGAACTGAAAGGTGGCATAGAAAGAGGGCGCCGCTTCCTGGACAACCTGGAACTGCTCTCCCTCACGGCCAACCTGGGCGACAGCCGCAGCATTGCCTCTCACCCCTCATCCACCACCCACGCCAAGCTCACAGAAGCAGAAAGGCTGCAAGCAGGTATCACCCCCGGTTTCATCCGCATCTCCGTAGGCCTGGAATACGCCGGTGATATCCAGCACGATATTATGCAGGCGCTGGAAAGGAGTGTATAA